Proteins co-encoded in one Enterobacter sp. R4-368 genomic window:
- a CDS encoding Rap1a/Tai family immunity protein has product MRHRIMLVGLLFCSTLGWAEQDYTPRAQALPQDDTANFLRDPTLLTSQDVNMRGERFFNAWTSKSNERERIKADLYLLGVLDTTEGTVWCSYRRFKSTTLHEIVYRYFRDLPPQRLKQERASRLIIEAMTQHHGGCENSKSSQNK; this is encoded by the coding sequence ATGCGACATCGTATTATGTTAGTCGGTCTGTTGTTCTGCTCAACGCTCGGTTGGGCAGAACAGGATTACACACCGCGCGCACAGGCGTTGCCGCAAGATGATACGGCCAATTTTTTGCGCGACCCGACGTTGCTTACCAGCCAGGATGTGAATATGCGCGGCGAGCGTTTTTTTAACGCCTGGACATCCAAAAGCAACGAGCGCGAGCGCATTAAAGCCGATCTCTATTTACTGGGTGTGCTGGATACCACGGAAGGGACGGTCTGGTGCAGTTACCGACGGTTTAAATCCACCACGCTACATGAAATTGTGTATCGCTATTTTCGCGACTTGCCACCGCAAAGGTTGAAGCAGGAGCGCGCGTCGAGGTTAATTATCGAAGCGATGACTCAGCATCACGGCGGCTGCGAAAATAGCAAATCATCGCAAAATAAATAA
- a CDS encoding type VI secretion system tube protein Hcp, with protein MAIDMFLKVDGVTGESKDSNHTGWTDITSFSWGASQPGNMSVGGGGGAGKVNFNDLHVNALIDKSTTAILKHCASGKHLTKVELSVCKAGGQQVEYARITLEDVLVTSVQYTGADNGDTVGVTYAFQAAKVKQQYWEQSSSGGKGAETTAGWNIKENKEA; from the coding sequence ATGGCTATTGATATGTTTCTGAAGGTCGATGGAGTTACGGGTGAATCTAAAGACTCTAACCACACCGGCTGGACTGATATCACATCTTTTTCCTGGGGTGCTTCACAACCTGGGAACATGAGCGTTGGCGGTGGCGGCGGTGCCGGTAAAGTCAATTTTAATGACCTGCATGTTAACGCACTCATTGATAAATCCACGACGGCTATCCTGAAACATTGCGCCAGCGGCAAACACTTGACCAAAGTTGAGCTGTCTGTCTGCAAAGCAGGCGGCCAGCAGGTTGAGTATGCGCGCATCACGCTGGAAGACGTGCTGGTGACTTCCGTTCAGTACACCGGTGCTGACAACGGCGACACCGTAGGTGTGACCTATGCATTCCAGGCTGCGAAAGTGAAACAGCAGTACTGGGAGCAGTCCTCCTCCGGCGGTAAAGGTGCTGAAACCACCGCTGGCTGGAACATCAAAGAAAACAAAGAAGCGTAA
- a CDS encoding peptidoglycan-binding protein, whose amino-acid sequence MSVMRKGDRGTNVKELQQLLNKSGAKVGEDGIFGLKTEMAVKQFQAKQNLHVDGIVGRRTLAALGKPITTRAPQPPISGSAGRQAVGAMDISASGMTFIFHREAWANKSCYLHWPGGASGVTLGPGYDMKERSEQSIKAKMIEIGIDAITAEKISKAARLHDDQASQFVADNAKLVRLTADQETNLLRATVPPYVNAVRNGIFVPLKQYEFDALVSFAYNPGGRLNNVFGFINRGQISDAMTEIKRANTSKHKVMKGLINRRNFEVNLFLNGDYGTN is encoded by the coding sequence ATGAGTGTTATGCGCAAGGGTGATCGTGGTACGAATGTTAAAGAGCTACAGCAGCTTCTGAATAAATCGGGAGCGAAAGTCGGTGAAGATGGTATTTTCGGCTTAAAAACCGAAATGGCTGTCAAACAATTCCAGGCGAAACAGAATTTACACGTCGATGGAATTGTCGGGCGACGCACCCTTGCTGCACTGGGAAAACCGATCACCACCCGCGCGCCACAGCCGCCGATTTCCGGCAGCGCCGGGCGACAGGCTGTCGGTGCGATGGATATCTCCGCCAGTGGCATGACCTTTATTTTTCATCGCGAAGCCTGGGCAAACAAAAGTTGTTACCTGCACTGGCCAGGCGGCGCAAGCGGCGTGACGCTCGGGCCGGGCTACGACATGAAAGAGCGCTCAGAGCAATCTATCAAAGCGAAAATGATTGAAATCGGCATTGATGCGATAACCGCGGAAAAAATCAGTAAAGCCGCCAGATTGCATGATGACCAGGCCAGCCAGTTTGTCGCCGATAACGCGAAACTGGTGCGTCTTACCGCCGATCAGGAGACAAATTTACTGCGTGCCACCGTTCCGCCGTACGTTAACGCGGTGAGAAATGGTATTTTTGTGCCGCTGAAGCAGTATGAATTCGACGCGCTGGTCTCCTTTGCGTATAACCCTGGTGGGCGGCTGAACAACGTGTTTGGCTTTATCAATCGCGGGCAGATCTCTGATGCGATGACGGAAATTAAACGCGCGAATACCAGTAAACACAAAGTTATGAAGGGTTTGATTAATCGTCGTAATTTTGAAGTGAATCTTTTCTTAAACGGCGACTACGGGACAAATTGA
- a CDS encoding lysozyme inhibitor LprI family protein → MTTHTKQIVAATMTCLALFSSAVQAGNSPVQGEWQVEKAFINTETERTLNYQFNDDRLVGRFLSVTPQGISTTLPGGSNCQSPAMKESSSTLDAWVATTQSIPEKDAAKTYELGLDGSAKTQVENITCASGYFANGDAGSDASLAFVNQRLLLNWTDGTILLLKPVDKNSKPQASFDCAKAASAPEKTICGDRELAALDNSVARSYKAFRKEAASLGNNDLENKLQSQQKAWLSQRNSCNGDVQCLKKSMNDRLETLAHSLDGV, encoded by the coding sequence ATGACGACTCACACTAAACAGATCGTAGCGGCAACCATGACTTGCCTGGCGTTGTTCTCTTCGGCAGTGCAGGCGGGCAATTCACCTGTACAGGGCGAGTGGCAGGTTGAGAAAGCGTTTATTAATACCGAAACAGAACGCACCCTGAACTATCAGTTCAATGATGATCGCCTTGTCGGGCGTTTTCTGAGCGTGACACCACAAGGGATCAGCACTACGCTGCCAGGCGGCTCGAATTGCCAGTCACCCGCGATGAAAGAAAGCAGCAGCACGCTGGATGCCTGGGTTGCTACCACGCAGTCCATCCCGGAGAAAGACGCGGCAAAAACCTATGAGCTGGGATTAGACGGGAGCGCGAAAACGCAGGTCGAAAACATTACCTGCGCATCCGGTTACTTTGCCAACGGTGATGCGGGCAGCGATGCCAGCCTGGCGTTCGTCAATCAGCGCTTACTGCTGAACTGGACGGATGGCACCATCCTTTTGCTCAAGCCGGTCGATAAAAACAGCAAACCGCAGGCATCGTTTGATTGTGCAAAAGCCGCTTCCGCGCCGGAAAAAACGATTTGCGGCGATCGCGAGCTGGCGGCCCTGGATAACAGCGTTGCCCGTTCGTACAAAGCATTTCGAAAAGAAGCCGCCTCGCTTGGCAATAACGATCTGGAAAACAAACTGCAATCGCAACAGAAAGCCTGGCTAAGCCAGCGCAATAGCTGCAATGGCGATGTGCAATGCCTGAAAAAATCGATGAACGATCGACTGGAAACGCTGGCGCACAGCCTGGATGGGGTCTGA
- a CDS encoding lysozyme inhibitor LprI family protein, which yields MTGSIIRFTPARVKCVALAALVSLSHCAASAAEAPASISGPWRIIANSTDTQATISFYTKVNDPSYVGRVVRFDNHAVSGDAALNIDCQQPAYLQQSPMTLNEAIVKTSGERRFPPKIPVAEDFGLNGQGMQKITPIVLQCQQGHLGPDGESIGNWVALLSADKLLMYGNDNSYFVLKRVTADEKITPRFSCNAKLSATEQAICGDNELAAWDRSVTDAYTIQLQQQQEIDPADKATLAGMKAAQRDWLKKRNQCQTDAACLTKSMQERTFELVSKIQ from the coding sequence ATGACAGGAAGCATCATTCGGTTCACCCCGGCGCGCGTAAAGTGTGTCGCCTTAGCCGCACTGGTTTCGTTGAGTCACTGCGCGGCCAGCGCAGCAGAAGCGCCAGCCTCTATTTCGGGGCCCTGGCGTATTATTGCCAATTCAACGGATACGCAAGCCACCATCTCCTTCTATACCAAAGTCAACGATCCCAGCTATGTTGGCCGCGTGGTGCGTTTTGATAACCACGCGGTAAGTGGCGACGCGGCGCTGAACATTGATTGCCAGCAACCCGCATACCTTCAGCAATCGCCGATGACGCTAAATGAAGCGATAGTAAAAACCTCCGGCGAGCGCCGTTTTCCGCCCAAAATTCCTGTTGCAGAAGATTTCGGTTTGAACGGGCAAGGCATGCAGAAAATCACCCCAATTGTGCTGCAATGCCAGCAAGGGCACCTGGGGCCGGATGGCGAATCCATCGGTAACTGGGTAGCGTTGTTATCTGCCGATAAGCTGCTGATGTACGGGAATGACAACAGCTATTTTGTGCTGAAACGCGTGACGGCTGATGAAAAAATTACGCCCCGTTTTTCCTGTAACGCTAAGCTAAGCGCCACCGAGCAAGCGATTTGTGGTGACAATGAACTGGCGGCCTGGGATCGCAGCGTGACCGATGCCTACACTATTCAGTTGCAGCAACAGCAAGAAATTGACCCGGCGGATAAAGCCACGTTGGCGGGCATGAAAGCGGCGCAGCGCGACTGGCTTAAAAAACGCAACCAGTGCCAGACAGACGCCGCCTGCTTAACAAAATCGATGCAAGAACGGACCTTTGAATTGGTCAGTAAAATCCAGTAA
- the tagH gene encoding type VI secretion system-associated FHA domain protein TagH — MRFTIITSKPGHQPPQSSCDFYPPGGTIGRGTDNNLVLPDNDRSISRLQAIVHIAGNGECRVTNRGNVTRVVLNDIPLERGRQVELQDGDILGIDEYRIEVTDLIQDTRPVTRMAEEMYPKPAQPQVAKPAPAPAQKNAPEGAPASVPTEIWDSLMQEFSISDSISSSRAKPQEAQNLNPFAAPKGPERNPEDPLSLLNNNEPLVTPKSLASDQLFNDEQLFKNDSIFNDSTPSALVPPVEPTQKSHTPDSDELDPLALFGGSGSTKQTRSDDPLGLLSGAVPLAHADELAAQKPAEPQPIITDLNTPEPPPTAQPIITELRPEDLSSTPLFADDAPLSAPEEVQEQQDYAGITLPTPQAVQRSAAQTPKGRLRIDPVQSNGTKSTPSVSTGDSGDVLKGELLDALLEGMGLSDMQPVPQFDKENMRQFGQMLSMFSQGTVALLSSRSILKRGVKADMTMVLDDANNPFKLLPSGKTVLMQMFGTRMPGFMPPKKSVRDALIDLQAHQLGMISGIRAIIAAMLQQFNPEQLEDDAKRDGATARLGVLSNRKAALWDYYVRTYAQTAGEIDDDFHTLFGEAFLHAYDMEVNQYKDSQSGSEE, encoded by the coding sequence ATGCGATTCACTATTATTACCAGTAAACCCGGTCATCAGCCGCCACAAAGTAGCTGCGACTTTTATCCCCCGGGCGGCACCATTGGCCGCGGCACGGACAACAATCTGGTGCTGCCGGACAACGACCGTTCCATTTCACGTTTGCAGGCGATTGTCCATATCGCCGGCAATGGCGAGTGCCGCGTCACCAACCGTGGCAACGTGACCCGCGTCGTACTGAATGACATCCCCCTTGAACGTGGGCGTCAGGTTGAGCTGCAGGATGGCGATATTCTTGGCATCGATGAGTACCGTATTGAAGTCACCGATCTGATCCAGGATACCCGTCCCGTCACCCGTATGGCGGAAGAAATGTATCCGAAGCCAGCGCAGCCGCAGGTGGCGAAACCGGCACCTGCTCCGGCGCAGAAAAACGCGCCAGAAGGCGCACCGGCGTCCGTGCCGACGGAAATCTGGGACAGCCTGATGCAGGAGTTTTCCATCTCCGACAGCATCTCCAGCAGCCGTGCGAAACCGCAGGAAGCGCAAAATCTTAACCCGTTCGCCGCGCCGAAAGGGCCGGAGCGCAACCCGGAAGATCCGCTGTCGCTGCTCAATAACAATGAACCGCTGGTGACGCCGAAATCGCTGGCCTCGGATCAGCTGTTTAACGACGAACAGTTGTTTAAAAACGACAGCATCTTCAACGATTCCACGCCTTCTGCGCTGGTGCCGCCGGTTGAACCGACACAAAAATCGCACACGCCGGATAGCGACGAGCTCGATCCGCTGGCGCTGTTTGGCGGTAGCGGTAGCACGAAGCAAACCCGCAGCGACGATCCGCTTGGCCTGCTGAGCGGCGCGGTGCCGCTGGCGCATGCCGATGAACTGGCGGCGCAGAAACCGGCTGAACCGCAGCCGATCATTACCGATCTCAACACGCCGGAACCGCCGCCAACCGCTCAGCCGATTATTACCGAGCTGCGCCCGGAAGATTTAAGTTCGACGCCGCTATTTGCCGACGACGCGCCGCTCTCCGCGCCGGAAGAGGTGCAGGAGCAGCAGGATTACGCTGGTATCACGCTGCCAACACCGCAGGCGGTGCAGCGCAGCGCGGCGCAAACGCCGAAAGGGCGTCTGCGTATCGATCCGGTTCAGAGCAATGGCACGAAGAGCACGCCCTCAGTCAGCACCGGCGACAGCGGTGATGTGCTGAAGGGTGAGCTGCTTGATGCGCTGCTTGAAGGCATGGGACTGAGCGACATGCAGCCGGTGCCGCAGTTCGATAAAGAAAACATGCGCCAGTTCGGTCAGATGCTGAGCATGTTCTCGCAGGGCACGGTTGCGCTGTTGTCGTCGCGTTCTATTCTGAAACGCGGTGTAAAAGCGGACATGACCATGGTGCTGGATGACGCCAACAACCCGTTCAAACTGCTGCCGTCGGGTAAAACCGTATTAATGCAGATGTTCGGCACGCGTATGCCTGGTTTTATGCCGCCGAAAAAATCGGTGCGTGACGCGCTGATCGATTTACAGGCGCACCAGCTGGGGATGATCTCCGGTATTCGCGCCATTATCGCCGCCATGTTGCAGCAGTTTAATCCGGAGCAACTGGAAGATGACGCCAAACGCGACGGCGCAACCGCGCGGCTTGGCGTGCTCTCCAACCGTAAAGCCGCGTTATGGGATTACTACGTTCGTACTTACGCCCAGACGGCCGGTGAGATTGACGATGACTTCCACACCCTGTTTGGCGAAGCGTTCCTCCACGCTTACGACATGGAAGTCAACCAGTACAAAGACTCACAAAGCGGATCGGAAGAATGA
- a CDS encoding protein phosphatase 2C domain-containing protein, producing MNISTASISRQGERASNQDQTGETIGERAACFVVCDGIAGLPGGDVAAKLARNAIITRFDGDEHLNAQYIRQYVNGANRAIREEQKAVQDYHRMGTTMVSLFIDRDYQLAYWAHAGDSRLYLFRRGWLYHVTTDHSLVQQMKDAGHQTEGINGNLLYFALGLGEDEREPSYSDVVPIEDGDAFLLCTDGFWHGVTEEQMQQSLHMVNTPDEWLTLMNQILLKNGVGAQTQQDNYSAVAVWMGTPQETTLLHTLSEAAQFFPLRD from the coding sequence ATGAATATCAGCACGGCCTCTATTTCGCGACAGGGCGAACGTGCCAGTAATCAGGATCAGACCGGGGAAACCATCGGCGAGCGCGCCGCCTGCTTTGTGGTCTGCGATGGCATCGCCGGTTTACCCGGCGGTGACGTGGCGGCGAAACTGGCGCGAAACGCCATTATCACCCGGTTCGACGGTGACGAGCACCTCAATGCCCAGTACATTCGTCAGTACGTGAATGGCGCGAACCGCGCCATCCGCGAAGAGCAAAAAGCGGTGCAGGATTATCACCGCATGGGCACCACCATGGTGAGCCTGTTTATCGATCGCGATTACCAGCTCGCCTACTGGGCGCACGCGGGTGACAGCCGGTTATATCTGTTTCGTCGCGGCTGGCTTTACCACGTCACCACCGATCACAGCCTCGTCCAGCAGATGAAAGACGCCGGGCACCAGACCGAAGGTATCAATGGTAACTTGCTCTATTTCGCGCTGGGGTTGGGCGAGGATGAGCGTGAACCGAGCTACAGTGATGTGGTGCCGATTGAAGATGGCGATGCTTTTTTGCTGTGCACGGATGGTTTCTGGCACGGCGTCACCGAGGAGCAGATGCAACAGTCGCTGCACATGGTGAACACGCCGGATGAGTGGCTGACGTTGATGAATCAAATCCTGCTGAAAAACGGTGTCGGGGCGCAGACCCAGCAGGACAACTATAGCGCCGTAGCGGTGTGGATGGGCACGCCTCAGGAGACGACGCTTTTGCATACGCTCTCTGAAGCCGCGCAGTTTTTCCCTCTTCGTGATTGA